One window of Mixophyes fleayi isolate aMixFle1 chromosome 3, aMixFle1.hap1, whole genome shotgun sequence genomic DNA carries:
- the AKIRIN2 gene encoding akirin-2 — protein MACGATLKRTIDFDPLLSPAASPKRRRCAPLSPSGPSPQKYLRMEPSPFGEVSSRLTAEQILYNIKQEYKRMQKRRHLESSFQQTEPCSSEGPPHSFLPAGPTLPGTSSASPLRKEQPLFTLRQVGMICERLLKEREDKVREEYEEILTTKLAEQYDAFVKFTHDQIMRRYGEQPASYVS, from the exons ATGGCCTGCGGAGCCACCCTTAAAAGGACTATCGACTTCGACCCTCTCCTGAGCCCGGCGGCCTCTCCGAAGAGAAGAAGATgcgcccccctctctccctccggACCCTCCCCACAGAAATACCTCCGTATGGAGCCCTCACCCTTCGGGGAGGTGTCCTCCCGGCTAACCGCAG AACAAATCCTTTACAACATAAAACAGGAGTATAAACGCATGCAAAAGAGAAGACATTTAGAAAGCAGCTTTCAGCAGACAGAACCCTGTTCCAGTGAAGGACCGCCACACAGTTTTTTGCCTGCTGGGCCAACTCTACCTG GAACGTCATCTGCATCTCCATTGCGGAAGGAGCAGCCACTGTTTACTCTGAGACAAGTTGGAATGATATGTGAACGTCTTCTAAAAGAACGAGAAGATAAAGTTCGTGAAGAATATGAAGAAATTTTGACCACAAAACTGGCAG aACAATATGATGCTTTTGTGAAGTTCACGCATGATCAGATTATGCGACGATATGGAGAACAGCCTGCTAGCT ATGTCTCATGA